The sequence below is a genomic window from Sphingobacterium sp. ML3W.
TCGTTGTAGCAGCAGCTTTAAGACGAGATATATCCTTAACAGGGCTAGAAACTTTAAAAATTAAAGAAACTGATCGAATTGCAGCATTAAAAACTGAGATTGGCAAATTTGGCGCAAAATTGGTGGAGGATGGAACAACTTATCATATCAAGACAGATGAAGTTTTCGAACCGACCACTATTTCTTTTGCCACGTATGAAGATCATAGGATGGCAATGGCATTTGCTCCTCTTGCGTTGGTTTTCAAAAATATTAACATTGAAGAGCCGCATGTTGTCGAAAAGTCTTATCCAGATTTTTGGAAACATTTAGCTGATCAAAACTTTATTATTACTTAGTAATAAACACCGCAATAATACTCCTATTATTGCGGTTTTACCTATATTTATAGAAATTATATTAAATCATGGCAGGAAATTCATTTGGCGATTTATTTAGAATTAGCACTTTTGGGGAATCTCACGGAAAAGCGATTGGTGTTATTTTAGATGGTTGTCCTCCAAATATAGCTATTGATGAGGATTTTATCCAATCAGAATTGGACAAACGCAAGCCTGGTCAATCAAAAATAACCACACAACGGAAAGAAAGTGATACTGCTCAAATTCTTTCTGGTGTGTTTGAAGGTAAATCAACGGGCACACCTATTGCGATACTGATTCCTAACGAAGATCAACGCTCTAAAGACTATTCACATATAAAAGATATCTTTAGACCTTCCCATGCAGATTACACATACCATATGAAGTATGGTCATCGTGATTATCGCGGTGGTGGTCGCTCTTCAGCACGAGAAACGGCTGCGCGGGTAGCGGCAGGAGCTATAGCTAAATTATTTTTAAAACAAAATGGCATAGAGATTTTTGCACACGTTTCTGGTGTTGGTAAACTTGAATCACCAAATCTGGATACCAAAGACTTATCTGCATTATTAGATTTACGAGAATCTAATATAGCAAGGTGTGCTGACCCCGCAACAGCTAATGAAATGGTTGCTTTCATTGATTCTGTTCGCAAATCTGGAGACACGGTTGGCGGACGCATTTCCACAATAATTAGAAATGTACCTATTGGTTTAGGTGAACCAGTCTTCGATAAACTTCATGCAGATTTGGCTAAAGCGATGATGAGCATCAATGCTGTACATGGTTTTGAATATGGTTCTGGTTTTGCAGGATCCGAATTATTAGGCTCAGAACACAATGACCTTTTTATATCGGAGGATAATGATATTCACCGTACAAAAACTCATACTAATTTCTCAGGAGGAATACAAGGAGGAATTTCAAATGGAATGGACATCACCTTTAAAACAGCTTTTAAGCCTGTTGCTACCATTATGAGAGATCAACAAACTATTGACGCTAATGGCAACGAAGCAATAGTCCAAGGAAAAGGTAGGCATGATCCTTGTGTCGTTTCACGCGCCGTTATTATTGTTGAGGCAATGGCTGCATTAGTAATTGCTGATCATTTATTAAAACAATCTAGTTACAAAAATGTCAGATAAAAGTGAATTCATTTTAGGTGTAGATATTGGTGGTACACATATTAGTGCTGCATTAGTTAATAAATCGACTTGGAAAATTGTTTCTAATAACGTGGTGAGAAACCACGTTTTTTCGCAAGAAAGTGCTAAATCGATTTTTCTATCTTGGGCAGACACAATCAATAACTGTATAAAAGCTACAGCTCTTCCTATAAATTATATCGGCATTGCAATGCCTGGTCCCTTCGATTATGAAAATGGTATTTCACTCATTTCAGGTCAAAGCAAATATGATGCATTATATCAGATGAACGTGAAAACCCCATTGGCAGTTCTAATCGGTATTCCCGAAAAAAATATTCATTTCATTAACGATGCGGCAGCTTTTCTACAAGGTGAAGTCTTTGCTCAAAAACTAAATACACATGAAAGGGTATTAGGAATAACATTGGGGACAGGATTAGGTTCTGCAGTCTGGAACAAAGGAGATAAGTCGTTTGATGCTAATCTATGGGATACCCCGTATGAAAATTCGATCTTTGAAGAATACCTTGTAACGAGATGGTTTATAAGGCGCTTTAAGGAGCTCACTGAGCTAGAAGTTTCAGGACTTAAGCAAATCATCAATGAACACACAAATAATCCAGCATTTAGCATTATTTGTAAAGAATACGCATCGCACCTTGTTGATTTCTTGCGTTTTTTTAGTGAAAAATATAATTGTACGAATTTTATAATAGGAGGAAATATTGCGAAAGCACTACCAATACTCTTAAAAGACAAACAAGATCAGCTAAACTCCTTTACAATAAAAACAGCAACTTTAGGTGAAGAAGCTGCTATTATTGGTGCGGCAGCACAGTTCTCTTAGATTAAATATCCCTCACTGACTAAAATAGTGGGGGATATTTATCTGGATTACTTTCATTCATCATTTCAAATACAACTTCTACTATATCATCACTGGAAGGCTTCGTGAAATAATCGCCATCTGATCCATATGGAGGTCTATGTGCTTTTGCACTTAAAGTACGGGGTTGACTGTCCAATAGATAATAACCATTCTGTTCTTCTAGGATCTGTTGCAATATAAATGCTGAGGCTCCCCCTGGTACATCCTCATCTACAACCAATAATTTGTTTGTCTTTTTTAATGATTCTGCACTCAAATGTGCCTTATCAAAAGGTTGTAAGGTTTGAGCATCAATAATCTCTATATTTACACCTAATCTATCCAATTCCATGGCAGCTTCTTCCACTACACGCAAAGTAGAACCATATGAAACGACCGTAATATCAGTACCAGTTCTGACACACTCTGCATATCCTATTGGAATTGTAAAATCTCCTATATTATCTGGCAAGCGTTCCTTTAGTCGATAACCGTTTAAACATTCAATAACAAGAGCTGGCTCATCCGATCTAAATAATGTATTATACATACCCGCAGCTTGAGTCATATTGCGTGGTACACAAACATGTAAACCTCTCAATGTTCCTAAAATCATAGACATAGGAGATCCTGAATGCCAGATTCCTTCTAGACGATGGCCTCGTGTGCGAATGATTACAGGAGCTTTCTGCCCTCCAAAAGTCCGATAACTCAAACTCGCTAAATCATCACTAGCAACAGTAATACCATAGAGTAGATAATCTAAATACTGGATTTCAGCAATAGGTTTGAGGCCTCTAATTGCCAAACCAATTCCCTTCCCAATAATAGAATTTTCTCTAATTCCAGTATCAAATACACGCAACTCTCCAAATTTTTCTTGCAAACCTGCAAAACCTTGATTAACGTCCCCGATTTTACCTACATCTTCTCCGAATGCCAATAATCGCTCATCTCTATGAAAATTCTCTTCAAAACAAAGGTTAAGTATCTCTCTTCCATCAATAATTTTAGCATCTGAAGAATATCGTGGTTCAATTACTTCTACATGATCCGGACCATTTAACCCTGATGTAAATAACTTCGAATTATATCTTTCAGAATTTACGCCTTGCTGTTGTTTATACCATGCTAAAAGAGCTGATTTACCCGCAATTTCTTTTCCTTTCAATTCGCGAATAACTTTACGTACAGTACTATATACTTCCTTTAATGAAGGTTCTGTTAAGGACTGTAATTGTTTCAAAGGTAACTCGACTAGTTCATCATCAATCTGACTCAATAAATCTATTGCTTGAGAGGCATCAATCGCTAATGCTTTGTTATAATCAGTCCAAGCACGTCTCTGTTCCTTTTTCACAAAGTCCTTTGCTTCCTCATTAATTGCATTTATTTGCTCGGTCGTAGCAATAGCAGAATCAATAAGCCACTTCTCCATCTTTACAATGCAATCGTGCTCTAATTCCCACTCCAATCGTTCTTTCGATTTATACCGTTCGTGAGAGCCCGAAGAAGAGTGCCCCTGAGGCTGTGTCAATTCAATCACGTGTACAATACAAGGAGTATGATTTTCTCTTGCATACTTTGCTGCACGTTCATAGGTTTGACAAAGACCTGGATAGTCCCAGCCCTTTACTTTAAATATTTCAAAACCGTTGCTACCTTCTTCTTTCTGAAATCCTTTTAGAATTTCAGAAACATCACCCTTTGTCGTTTGCACCTCATTAGGAACTGAAATGCCATAACCATCATCCCAGATAGAAATAACAACTGGAATTTGTTTTACACCAGCAGCATTAACTACCTCAAAAAATACCCCCTCAGAGGTGGAAGCATTACCAACTGAACAAAAAACCACCTCATTACCTTCATCCGAAAAGTACTTTAGATAAGATAAATTTGGATTTTCTCTATATAATTTAGATGCCAAACCGAGACCCAAAATACGAGCCATTTGTCCACCTGTTGTTGAAATATCAGAAAAAGTATTTTTTTGCTTAGTTTGGTCTATCCAATTTCCATCTTTATCTATTACGCGAACTGAAAAATGACAATTCATTTGACGACCAGCAGATGAGGGATCATGCTCAACATCTGGATGAGCATACAATTGAGAGAAAAAATGATAAACAGTACTTAGACCACTTGCAAAAGCTAATGTCTGATCTCTGTAATATCCAGAACGCCAATCACCCTTTTGAAAAACTTTAGATACAGCAATTTGTGCCAATTCTTTCCCATCTCCAAAAATCCCAAATTTTGCTTTCCCTGTCAAGACTTCCTTACGTCCCAATAGACTAACATACCTGCTCTCTACTGCAACCTTATAATCTTCAACAATAATTTTTCTAAAGTCATCAAAACTTAATTTCGAACTTAAATCACTGCCTTGGTCTAATGTGGTTTCCAACATATTATATTTCAGTTTCCAACAAATTTAATAAAAATAATATTCTAAAATAATCATTATTAGCATTAATAAAAAATTGTAGATATCTATTTAAACAATATAAATATTTGTTTGAGGGAATTAGCATCTACAATTCCCTTATAGCTACTCTACTAAAGAGTCTTACCAATTTAATCGCTAATCCTTATCTTTGATAAAATAAATAAATAAAAAATTGAAACTTCAAGAACTTCCCATCC
It includes:
- the aroC gene encoding chorismate synthase, with product MAGNSFGDLFRISTFGESHGKAIGVILDGCPPNIAIDEDFIQSELDKRKPGQSKITTQRKESDTAQILSGVFEGKSTGTPIAILIPNEDQRSKDYSHIKDIFRPSHADYTYHMKYGHRDYRGGGRSSARETAARVAAGAIAKLFLKQNGIEIFAHVSGVGKLESPNLDTKDLSALLDLRESNIARCADPATANEMVAFIDSVRKSGDTVGGRISTIIRNVPIGLGEPVFDKLHADLAKAMMSINAVHGFEYGSGFAGSELLGSEHNDLFISEDNDIHRTKTHTNFSGGIQGGISNGMDITFKTAFKPVATIMRDQQTIDANGNEAIVQGKGRHDPCVVSRAVIIVEAMAALVIADHLLKQSSYKNVR
- a CDS encoding thiamine pyrophosphate-dependent enzyme, translating into MLETTLDQGSDLSSKLSFDDFRKIIVEDYKVAVESRYVSLLGRKEVLTGKAKFGIFGDGKELAQIAVSKVFQKGDWRSGYYRDQTLAFASGLSTVYHFFSQLYAHPDVEHDPSSAGRQMNCHFSVRVIDKDGNWIDQTKQKNTFSDISTTGGQMARILGLGLASKLYRENPNLSYLKYFSDEGNEVVFCSVGNASTSEGVFFEVVNAAGVKQIPVVISIWDDGYGISVPNEVQTTKGDVSEILKGFQKEEGSNGFEIFKVKGWDYPGLCQTYERAAKYARENHTPCIVHVIELTQPQGHSSSGSHERYKSKERLEWELEHDCIVKMEKWLIDSAIATTEQINAINEEAKDFVKKEQRRAWTDYNKALAIDASQAIDLLSQIDDELVELPLKQLQSLTEPSLKEVYSTVRKVIRELKGKEIAGKSALLAWYKQQQGVNSERYNSKLFTSGLNGPDHVEVIEPRYSSDAKIIDGREILNLCFEENFHRDERLLAFGEDVGKIGDVNQGFAGLQEKFGELRVFDTGIRENSIIGKGIGLAIRGLKPIAEIQYLDYLLYGITVASDDLASLSYRTFGGQKAPVIIRTRGHRLEGIWHSGSPMSMILGTLRGLHVCVPRNMTQAAGMYNTLFRSDEPALVIECLNGYRLKERLPDNIGDFTIPIGYAECVRTGTDITVVSYGSTLRVVEEAAMELDRLGVNIEIIDAQTLQPFDKAHLSAESLKKTNKLLVVDEDVPGGASAFILQQILEEQNGYYLLDSQPRTLSAKAHRPPYGSDGDYFTKPSSDDIVEVVFEMMNESNPDKYPPLF
- a CDS encoding ROK family protein; protein product: MSDKSEFILGVDIGGTHISAALVNKSTWKIVSNNVVRNHVFSQESAKSIFLSWADTINNCIKATALPINYIGIAMPGPFDYENGISLISGQSKYDALYQMNVKTPLAVLIGIPEKNIHFINDAAAFLQGEVFAQKLNTHERVLGITLGTGLGSAVWNKGDKSFDANLWDTPYENSIFEEYLVTRWFIRRFKELTELEVSGLKQIINEHTNNPAFSIICKEYASHLVDFLRFFSEKYNCTNFIIGGNIAKALPILLKDKQDQLNSFTIKTATLGEEAAIIGAAAQFS